A genomic window from Triticum urartu cultivar G1812 chromosome 7, Tu2.1, whole genome shotgun sequence includes:
- the LOC125522476 gene encoding protein NRT1/ PTR FAMILY 8.3-like has product MAPGAVSEQPEQTVALLDRPPAEGAAEAYAADGSLDFHGNPALKRRTGGWRACRTLLGIEFCYNLSINGITCNLITYLTVVLGKGNVAAARSVSSWQATSSVIPLVGAILADSYWGRYHTMVISFSTFAVGMILTALSAYVPLLVKNGISNVASVQESILFLGLYIIAVGVGGLRPCLMSFGADQFDEGDPLERRAKGPFFNWYVFTMYCGSTIASTGVVWVQDHYGWALGPTILAEVLAGGLSCLVATSRKYRFQPTRGSPLTRVCQVVAAAVRNFNAELPSDSSLLYELREDNPVMKGFERIEHTTDLRFFDKAAIVAPSNKGPEGAGAPALGSPWRLCAVTQVEELKIIVRMLPLLATIVFFYAVAAQVPSTFVEQGMAMDTAVGSVRIPPASMSTINVLTIVVLIPLYDRVFVPMARRLTGRENGISGLQRIGAGLAMPVLTMVAAALLETARLRAAKASPLAPKATSVLWQAPQYVLEGVGQVLTTIGQFSFFYSQALPAMKTVCTALGLLSIAAGDYLSSFLLTAVQWATATGGAPGWIPDDLNKGHLDRFFWIMAGLGCLNLMAFVSCAMRYKSRKA; this is encoded by the exons ATGGCCCCCGGCGCCGTCAGCGAGCAGCCAGAGCAAACGGTTGCCCTGCTCGACCGCCCTCCCGCCGAG GGAGCGGCGGAAGCGTACGCCGCCGACGGGTCTCTTGACTTCCACGGGAACCCGGCGCTGAAGCGTCGCACAGGTGGATGGCGCGCGTGCCGCACACTTCTCG GTATCGAATTCTGCTACAACCTATCGATCAATGGGATCACGTGCAACCTCATCACGTACCTCACCGTCGTCCTGGGCAAGGGCAATGTTGCGGCTGCAAGAAGTGTCTCCAGCTGGCAGGCCACCAGCTCGGTCATTCCACTGGTCGGCGCCATCTTGGCCGACTCCTATTGGGGAAGGTACCACACCATGGTCATCTCCTTCTCCACCTTCGCCGTG GGGATGATCCTGACAGCTCTCTCGGCGTACGTGCCGCTGCTCGTCAAGAACGGCATATCGAACGTGGCGTCGGTTCAGGAGTCCATCCTCTTTCTCGGCCTTTACATTATCGCGGTCGGAGTAGGCGGTCTCCGGCCATGCCTGATGTCCTTTGGCGCCGACCAGTTCGACGAGGGCGACCCGTTGGAGCGCAGGGCGAAAGGCCCCTTCTTCAACTGGTACGTGTTCACCATGTACTGCGGGTCGACGATAGCAAGCACCGGCGTCGTGTGGGTGCAGGACCACTACGGCTGGGCACTGGGCCCGACGATCCTGGCAGAGGTCCTCGCCGGCGGGCTCTCCTGCCTGGTTGCGACATCGCGCAAGTACAGGTTTCAGCCAACCCGTGGCAGCCCACTCACCAGAGTGTGCCaggtcgtcgccgccgccgtgaGAAACTTCAATGCCGAGTTGCCGTCCGATAGCTCTCTCCTCTACGAGCTGCGAGAGGACAATCCGGTGATGAAGGGATTTGAGAGGATAGAGCACACTACCGATCTTCG ATTCTTTGACAAGGCAGCCATTGTCGCGCCGTCGAACAAGGGGCCGGAGGGGGCAGGTGCGCCGGCGTTGGGCAGTCCGTGGAGGCTCTGCGCCGTGACGCAGGTGGAGGAGCTCAAGATCATCGTGAGGATGCTGCCGCTCTTGGCCACCATCGTGTTCTTCTACGCCGTGGCGGCACAGGTCCCATCGACTTTCGTGGAGCAGGGCATGGCGATGGACACCGCCGTCGGCTCGGTGCGCATCCCGCCCGCGTCCATGTCCACCATCAACGTGCTCACCATCGTCGTCCTGATCCCGCTCTACGACCGGGTGTTCGTGCCGATGGCCAGGCGGCTCACCGGGAGGGAGAACGGCATCTCGGGGCTGCAGAGGATCGGCGCCGGCCTCGCCATGCCCGTGCTCACCATGGTCGCCGCGGCGCTTCTCGAGACTGCACGGCTCCGCGCGGCAAAGGCATCGCCGCTGGCGCCAAAGGCGACGAGCGTGCTGTGGCAGGCACCGCAGTACGTGCTGGAGGGCGTGGGCCAGGTGCTCACCACCATCGGGCAGTTCAGCTTCTTCTACAGCCAGGCGCTGCCCGCGATGAAGACAGTATGCACGGCGCTCGGGCTCCTCTCGATAGCAGCCGGGGACTACCTGAGCTCATTCCTGTTGACGGCCGTGCAGtgggcgacggcgacgggcggcgCGCCGGGGTGGATCCCCGACGACCTGAACAAGGGGCACTTGGATCGCTTCTTCTGGATTATGGCCGGATTGGGCTGCCTGAATCTGATGGCTTTTGTGAGCTGCGCCATGAGGTACAAATCAAGAAAGGCTTGA
- the LOC125524118 gene encoding protein NRT1/ PTR FAMILY 8.3-like, translated as MASTGGEHTVTLLAGLPAEAAEAYSYTTDGSLDFDGNPALKNRTGGWRACRSVLGTEFCYCLAFFGISCNLVTYLTGVLGQSNVAAARNVSTWQATCFLMPLGGAVVADSYCGRYRTMVVSCFIGVAGMLMTAFSAYLPLLVKNGLTSSAMVTVQGFVLFVGLYMIAIGLGGLRPCLMSFGADQFDDGDPSERATKGSFFNWYIFNMNCASLISSTGIVWVQDHYGWALGLTVPAVVLAAGLSCLVAASRTYRFQRTRGSPLTRVCQVVVAAVRKFSVDTPADSSLLYDMLEDDHVGVPRIEHTTDLRFFDKAAILVASDKEVEAAAAPARTSPWRLCVVTQVEEFKILVRMLPLWASVVFFYAVSAQVTSTFVEQGMAMDATVGSVRVPPASMSTFDILTIILLVPLYDRAFVPAARRLTGREKGISELQRIGVGLAMPVLAMAAAALLETARLRAAPNSTSVLWQAPQYALMGVGEVLTTIGQLDFFYGQAPAAMKTVCTALGLLAIAAGGYLSSFLLTAVQWATATGGAPGWIPDDLNEGHLDRFFWMMAGLGCLNLMAFGSCARRYKSRKGC; from the exons ATGGCCTCCACCGGCGGCGAGCACACCGTGACCCTGCTTGCCGGCCTTCCCGCCGAG GCAGCGGAGGCGTACTCGTACACCACCGACGGGTCCCTTGATTTCGACGGGAACCCTGCTCTGAAGAATCGCACAGGTGGATGGCGCGCGTGCCGCTCAGTTCTTG GTACCGAGTTCTGCTACTGCCTCGCGTTCTTCGGCATCTCCTGCAACCTCGTCACGTACCTCACCGGCGTCCTGGGCCAGAGCAACGTCGCTGCGGCGAGGAACGTGTCCACCTGGCAGGCCACCTGCTTCCTCATGCCCCTCGGCGGCGCCGTCGTCGCCGACTCCTACTGCGGAAGGTACCGCACCATGGTCGTCTCCTGCTTCATCGGCGTCGCA GGCATGCTCATGACAGCATTCTCGGCGTACCTGCCGCTGCTCGTCAAGAACGGCCTCACCTCGTCGGCCATGGTTACGGTTCAGGGGTTCGTCTTGTTTGTCGGCCTCTACATGATTGCCATTGGCTTAGGCGGCCTCCGGCCGTGCCTCATGTCCTTCGGCGCAGACCAGTTCGACGACGGCGATCCGTCGGAGCGCGCCACCAAGGGCTCCTTCTTCAACTGGTACATATTCAACATGAACTGCGCGTCGCTCATATCCAGCACGGGCATCGTCTGGGTGCAGGATCACTATGGCTGGGCACTGGGCCTGACCGTCCCAGCGGTCGTCCTGGCCGCCGGGCTATCTTGCCTGGTTGCGGCGTCGCGGACATACAGGTTTCAGCGAACCCGTGGCAGCCCACTCACCAGAGTGTGCCAGGTCGTCGTCGCTGCCGTGAGGAAGTTCAGCGTCGACACGCCGGCCGATAGCTCTCTGCTCTACGACATGCTGGAGGACGACCACGTCGGAGTTCCGAGGATCGAGCACACCACTGATCTCCG ATTCTTCGACAAGGCCGCCATTCTCGTGGCTTCGGACAAGGAGGTGGAGGCGGCAGCCGCGCCAGCGCGGACCAGCCCGTGGAGACTCTGCGTCGTCACGCAGGTCGAGGAGTTCAAGATTCTCGTGAGGATGCTGCCGCTCTGGGCGTCCGTCGTGTTCTTCTATGCCGTGTCGGCGCAGGTCACGTCGACATTCGTCGAGCAAGGCATGGCGATGGACGCCACCGTCGGCTCCGTGCGCGTCCCGCCGGCATCCATGTCCACCTTCGATATACTCACCATCATCCTCCTGGTCCCGCTCTACGACCGGGCTTTCGTTCCGGCTGCCAGGAGGCTCACCGGGAGGGAGAAGGGCATCTCCGAGCTGCAGAGGATCGGTGTCGGACTCGCTATGCCCGTGCTCGCCATGGCCGCCGCGGCGCTTCTGGAGACGGCGCGCCTCCGTGCTGCGCCAAACTCGACGAGCGTGCTGTGGCAGGCGCCGCAGTACGCGCTGATGGGCGTGGGCGAGGTGCTCACCACCATCGGGCAGCTCGATTTCTTCTACGGCCAGGCGCCGGCCGCGATGAAGACCGTGTGCACGGCGCTCGGGCTCCTCGCGATAGCGGCCGGCGGCTACCTGAGCTCGTTCCTACTGACGGCCGTGCAGTGGGCGACGGCGACCGGCGGCGCGCCAGGGTGGATCCCCGACGACCTGAACGAGGGTCATCTGGATCGCTTCTTCTGGATGATGGCCGGACTTGGTTGTCTGAATCTGATGGCGTTCGGGAGCTGCGCCAGGAGGTACAAATCCAGGAAGGGTTGCTGA